A window from Cryobacterium sp. PAMC25264 encodes these proteins:
- a CDS encoding DUF885 domain-containing protein has translation MTVNDYRTPTPVDQIAEQWVDTLVALDPTVGTYIGRAADGSGFADYSPDGHARYVQAATEVIAALDAASPVDAVDVVTRTDLGSTLALDLESSAAGLHLRDLNVIASPVQEIREVFDLMPTGTVADWQNISERLQAVPSAIDGYIQTLRVGIEQGITPARRQVVEVLGQVRRTAANDGFFNHFVAEAGLENGSLPATLATDLGARASRAASAYDKLAAFLADDLAPRATEVDGIGRDLYALSSRRFLGATVDLDETYEWGIEELGRMVAEQESVARQITPGATVLEAIEFLDTDPARKLHGTDALQRWMQETSDRAVAELGETQFDIPEEIRRLECMIAPTQEGGIYYTGPTDDFSRPGRMWWSAPVGVTEFDTWRELTTVYHEGIPGHHLQIGQAVYNRAKLNTWRRQLAGTSGHAEGWALYAERLMEQLGYLDDPADRLGMLDGQRMRAARVVLDIGVHLGKTVPDGSGVWTADYAFDFLARNVNMNEGFVRFEVNRYLGWPGQAPSYKIGQRIWEQLRDEAQARDGAAFNIKEFHRRALDLGGVGLDTLRSALQP, from the coding sequence ATGACTGTCAACGATTACCGGACTCCCACACCCGTCGACCAGATCGCCGAGCAGTGGGTGGACACCCTCGTCGCCCTCGATCCGACAGTGGGCACCTACATCGGCCGGGCCGCGGATGGGTCGGGATTTGCGGATTACTCGCCCGACGGGCACGCCAGGTACGTGCAGGCGGCCACCGAGGTCATCGCGGCCCTGGACGCCGCGAGCCCGGTCGATGCCGTCGACGTCGTCACCCGCACGGACCTCGGCAGCACCCTCGCGCTCGACCTGGAGAGCTCGGCGGCCGGGCTGCACCTGCGCGACCTCAACGTGATCGCCTCCCCGGTGCAGGAGATCCGGGAGGTCTTCGACCTGATGCCCACCGGTACCGTGGCCGACTGGCAGAACATCTCCGAGCGGCTGCAGGCCGTACCCTCGGCCATCGACGGCTACATCCAGACCCTGCGTGTGGGAATCGAACAGGGCATCACCCCGGCCAGGCGCCAGGTGGTCGAGGTGCTCGGTCAGGTACGGCGCACAGCCGCCAACGACGGGTTCTTCAATCATTTCGTCGCCGAGGCCGGTCTGGAGAACGGCTCGCTTCCGGCCACCCTGGCCACCGACCTCGGAGCACGGGCCAGTCGGGCGGCCTCGGCCTACGACAAACTCGCGGCGTTCCTCGCCGACGACCTCGCGCCGCGCGCCACCGAGGTCGACGGCATCGGCCGCGACCTCTACGCGCTCAGTTCACGCCGCTTCCTCGGCGCCACCGTCGACCTCGACGAGACCTACGAGTGGGGCATCGAGGAACTCGGTCGTATGGTGGCCGAGCAGGAGAGCGTGGCCAGGCAGATCACACCGGGCGCCACGGTGCTGGAGGCCATCGAGTTCCTCGACACCGATCCGGCCCGCAAGCTGCACGGCACCGACGCCCTGCAGCGCTGGATGCAGGAGACCAGCGACCGTGCCGTCGCCGAGCTGGGCGAGACCCAGTTCGACATCCCGGAGGAGATCCGCCGTTTGGAGTGCATGATCGCACCCACCCAGGAGGGCGGGATCTACTACACAGGCCCGACCGACGATTTCTCCCGGCCCGGCCGGATGTGGTGGTCCGCGCCCGTCGGTGTGACCGAATTCGACACCTGGCGCGAGCTCACCACGGTCTATCACGAGGGCATCCCCGGTCACCACCTGCAGATCGGCCAGGCGGTGTACAACCGGGCCAAGTTGAACACCTGGCGCAGGCAGCTGGCCGGCACCTCCGGCCACGCCGAGGGCTGGGCCCTGTACGCCGAACGCCTGATGGAGCAGCTGGGCTACCTCGACGACCCCGCCGACAGGCTCGGCATGCTCGACGGGCAGCGGATGCGTGCGGCGCGGGTGGTGCTGGACATCGGTGTGCACCTGGGCAAGACCGTCCCGGACGGCTCAGGGGTGTGGACGGCCGACTACGCCTTCGACTTCCTCGCCCGGAACGTCAACATGAACGAGGGATTCGTCAGGTTCGAGGTGAACCGCTACCTGGGCTGGCCGGGCCAGGCACCGTCGTACAAGATCGGCCAGCGGATTTGGGAGCAGCTGCGCGACGAGGCACAAGCCAGGGATGGTGCGGCGTTCAACATCAAGGAATTCCACCGCCGCGCGCTCGACCTCGGCGGCGTCGGCCTTGACACCCTCCGCTCGGCCCTGCAGCCCTGA
- the rpsA gene encoding 30S ribosomal protein S1, translating to MTIATTERAPKQVAINDIGSAEDFLAAVEKTLKFFNDGDLIEGTVVKIDRDEVLLDVGYKTEGVIPSRELSIKHDVDPSEVVKVGDLVEALVLQKEDKEGRLILSKKRAQYERAWGDVEKIKESDGVVTGSVIEVVKGGLIVDIGLRGFLPASLIELRRVRDLTPYLGQEIEAKILELDKNRNNVVLSRRALLEQTQSESRTTFLNNLQKGQVRKGVVSSIVNFGAFVDLGGVDGLVHVSELSWKHIEHASEVVEVGQEVTVEILEVDLDRERVSLSLKATQEDPWQVFARTHAIGQVAPGKVTKLVPFGAFVRVAEGIEGLVHISELSGKHVELAEQVVSVGDEVFVKVIDIDLERRRISLSLKQANDGVDPEGTEFDPALYGMLTEYDDQGNYKYPEGFDPETNEWREGFETQREKWEQDYAAAQARWEAHKKQVASANDEIIAPGDVASAAGNSFSSETAGAGTLADDEALAALREKLSSNN from the coding sequence ATGACAATCGCAACGACCGAACGGGCACCCAAGCAGGTCGCCATCAACGACATCGGATCTGCTGAAGACTTCCTTGCCGCGGTCGAAAAGACTCTGAAATTCTTCAACGACGGAGACCTCATCGAGGGCACCGTCGTGAAGATCGACCGCGACGAGGTCCTCCTCGACGTCGGCTACAAGACCGAGGGTGTCATCCCCTCCCGCGAACTTTCCATCAAGCACGACGTTGACCCTTCCGAGGTTGTCAAGGTCGGCGACCTGGTCGAGGCCCTCGTACTTCAGAAGGAAGACAAAGAAGGCCGTCTCATCCTGTCGAAGAAGCGCGCTCAGTACGAGCGTGCATGGGGCGACGTCGAGAAGATCAAGGAATCCGACGGAGTTGTCACCGGATCGGTCATCGAGGTCGTCAAGGGCGGTCTCATCGTCGACATCGGCCTGCGTGGCTTCCTGCCCGCGTCGCTCATTGAGCTTCGCCGTGTTCGCGACCTGACCCCGTACCTGGGCCAGGAGATCGAGGCCAAGATCCTCGAACTCGACAAGAACCGCAACAACGTGGTCCTGTCGCGTCGCGCACTGCTCGAGCAGACCCAGTCCGAGAGCCGCACCACCTTCCTCAACAACCTCCAGAAGGGACAGGTCCGCAAGGGCGTCGTCTCGTCGATCGTCAACTTCGGTGCGTTCGTCGACCTGGGTGGCGTTGACGGTCTGGTTCACGTCTCCGAGCTCAGCTGGAAGCACATCGAGCACGCCAGCGAGGTCGTCGAGGTCGGTCAGGAAGTCACCGTCGAGATCCTCGAGGTCGACCTGGACCGCGAGCGCGTGTCCCTGTCGCTCAAGGCCACGCAGGAAGACCCGTGGCAGGTCTTCGCCCGCACCCACGCCATCGGCCAGGTTGCACCGGGTAAGGTCACCAAGCTCGTTCCCTTCGGTGCGTTCGTTCGCGTCGCAGAGGGCATCGAGGGCCTCGTGCACATCTCCGAGCTGTCCGGCAAGCACGTTGAGCTCGCCGAGCAGGTTGTCTCGGTCGGCGACGAGGTGTTCGTCAAGGTCATCGACATCGACCTGGAGCGTCGCCGTATCTCGCTGAGCCTCAAGCAGGCCAACGACGGTGTCGACCCCGAGGGCACCGAGTTCGACCCTGCACTCTACGGAATGCTCACCGAGTACGACGACCAGGGCAACTACAAGTACCCCGAGGGCTTCGACCCGGAGACCAACGAGTGGCGCGAAGGCTTCGAGACCCAGCGCGAGAAGTGGGAGCAGGACTACGCTGCAGCCCAGGCTCGCTGGGAAGCTCACAAGAAGCAGGTCGCATCCGCGAACGACGAGATCATCGCCCCCGGCGATGTCGCGTCCGCCGCTGGCAACTCGTTCTCCAGCGAGACCGCCGGAGCCGGCACCCTCGCGGACGACGAGGCGCTTGCCGCCCTGCGCGAGAAGCTCAGCAGCAACAACTAG
- the coaE gene encoding dephospho-CoA kinase yields the protein MYLIGLTGGIASGKSTVAKRFGEHGAVVIDADQLARAAVAPGTDALAHVIEVFGDEVANADGSLNRAALGAIVFGNPAALNLLNQIVHPAVRALSAQAIDAAERANPHVVVVYDVPLLVEASVGHPFDLIVVVHADAETRVSRMVELRGMNEADARSRIAAQAGDDERLAVADAVIDSTGSLDATLSQVDRLWKRKLRSHHDAHPEATEASADPSVGGAP from the coding sequence GTGTACTTGATTGGGTTGACCGGCGGGATCGCATCGGGGAAGAGCACCGTGGCCAAGCGCTTCGGCGAGCACGGAGCAGTGGTGATCGACGCCGATCAGCTGGCCAGAGCGGCCGTCGCACCGGGCACGGATGCGCTGGCGCACGTGATCGAGGTCTTCGGCGACGAGGTCGCCAACGCCGACGGTAGCCTCAACCGGGCGGCCCTGGGCGCCATCGTCTTCGGAAACCCGGCCGCGCTCAACCTGCTCAACCAGATTGTGCACCCCGCCGTTCGAGCCCTGTCCGCGCAGGCCATCGACGCGGCCGAGCGGGCCAACCCGCACGTCGTCGTGGTCTACGACGTGCCCCTGCTGGTCGAGGCCTCCGTCGGCCACCCGTTCGACCTCATCGTCGTCGTGCACGCCGATGCCGAAACCCGGGTAAGCCGCATGGTGGAGCTGCGCGGCATGAACGAGGCCGACGCGCGGAGCCGCATCGCCGCTCAGGCCGGAGACGACGAGCGCCTGGCCGTGGCCGACGCCGTCATCGACTCGACCGGGTCCCTCGACGCCACCCTCAGCCAGGTGGACAGGCTGTGGAAACGCAAACTGCGGTCCCACCACGACGCCCACCCTGAGGCGACCGAGGCGTCCGCCGACCCGAGTGTCGGTGGGGCTCCTTAG
- the uvrB gene encoding excinuclease ABC subunit UvrB, translated as MEATRSVHPFEVVSEYTPSGDQPGAIAELAGRINAGETDIVLLGATGTGKSATTAWLIEQVQRPTLVLAHNKTLAAQLVNEFRELMPNNAVEYFVSYYDYYQPEAYVPQTDTFIEKDSSINEEVERLRHSTTNSLLSRRDVIVVSTVSCIYGLGTPEGYLEAMVALQVGQKVDRDWLIRKFVAMQYQRNDVDFSRGHFRVRGDTIEIIPMYEELAIRIEMFGDEIEALYSLHPLTGDVVKKLDAVSVFPGSHYVASTDVMQRAMGTIQEELAERLGQLEREGKLLEAQRLRMRTSFDLEMMEQIGFCSGIENYSRHIDGRSAGEPGHCLLDYFPDDFLVVIDESHVTVPQIGAMYEGDSSRKRTLVEHGFRLPSALDNRPLKWNEFKDRVGQTVYLSATPGKYEMGIADGIVEQIIRPTGLVDPQIIVKPSAGQIDDLLEQIRVRVGLNERVLVTTLTKKMSEELTDFLTEAGVRVRYLHSDVDTLRRVELLTELRQGVYDVLVGINLLREGLDLPEVSLVAILDADKEGFLRSSTSLIQTIGRAARNVSGEVHMYADRITDSMARAIDETDRRREKQVEYNTLHGIDPTPLRKRIADITDVLAREEADTAELLAGRDARRRSPTPSMRKGLAANGANDLESIIADLNAQMLEAAGELKFELAGRLRDEVSELKRELRQMEKAGHLA; from the coding sequence ATGGAAGCTACCCGTTCCGTTCACCCTTTCGAGGTCGTGAGCGAATACACCCCCAGTGGTGACCAGCCCGGTGCCATCGCCGAGCTGGCCGGCCGAATCAACGCCGGTGAGACCGACATCGTGTTGCTCGGTGCCACCGGCACCGGAAAGTCCGCGACCACGGCGTGGTTGATCGAGCAGGTGCAGCGTCCGACGCTGGTTCTCGCGCACAACAAGACCCTCGCGGCCCAACTCGTCAACGAGTTCCGCGAGCTGATGCCCAACAACGCCGTCGAATACTTCGTCTCCTACTACGACTACTACCAGCCCGAGGCCTACGTTCCGCAGACGGACACCTTCATCGAGAAGGACTCCTCGATCAACGAAGAGGTGGAGCGGCTCCGGCACTCCACGACCAACTCGTTGCTCAGCCGTCGCGACGTCATCGTCGTCTCTACGGTGTCGTGCATCTACGGCCTCGGCACCCCGGAGGGGTACCTCGAGGCGATGGTGGCCCTGCAGGTTGGCCAGAAGGTCGACCGGGACTGGTTGATCCGCAAGTTCGTGGCCATGCAGTACCAGCGCAACGACGTCGACTTCTCACGCGGGCACTTCAGGGTGCGCGGCGACACCATCGAGATCATCCCGATGTATGAAGAACTCGCCATCCGTATCGAGATGTTCGGCGATGAGATCGAGGCGCTGTACAGCCTGCATCCGCTCACGGGCGATGTCGTCAAGAAACTCGATGCCGTCTCGGTCTTCCCCGGGTCGCACTACGTCGCCAGCACTGATGTGATGCAGCGGGCGATGGGCACCATCCAGGAGGAACTGGCCGAACGACTGGGTCAGCTGGAACGTGAGGGCAAGCTGCTGGAGGCGCAACGCCTGCGGATGCGCACCTCGTTCGACCTGGAGATGATGGAGCAGATCGGTTTCTGCTCCGGCATCGAGAACTACTCACGCCACATCGACGGGCGGAGCGCGGGGGAGCCCGGCCACTGCCTGCTCGATTACTTCCCCGACGACTTCCTCGTCGTCATCGACGAATCCCATGTCACCGTGCCGCAGATCGGCGCCATGTACGAGGGCGACTCGTCCCGGAAGCGCACTCTCGTCGAGCACGGCTTCCGTCTGCCGAGCGCGCTGGACAACCGGCCGCTCAAATGGAACGAGTTCAAGGACCGGGTCGGCCAGACCGTGTACCTCTCGGCCACGCCGGGCAAGTACGAGATGGGCATCGCCGACGGCATCGTCGAGCAGATCATCCGCCCGACCGGTCTGGTCGACCCGCAGATCATCGTGAAACCCTCCGCCGGCCAGATCGACGACCTGCTCGAACAGATCCGGGTGCGCGTCGGTCTCAACGAGCGGGTGCTCGTCACCACGCTGACTAAGAAAATGTCCGAGGAGCTCACCGACTTCCTCACCGAAGCCGGCGTGCGCGTGCGGTACCTGCACTCGGACGTCGACACCCTGCGCCGGGTGGAGCTGCTCACCGAACTGCGCCAGGGAGTCTACGACGTTCTCGTGGGCATCAACCTGCTCCGCGAGGGTCTCGACCTGCCCGAGGTGTCCCTGGTGGCCATCCTCGACGCCGACAAGGAAGGCTTCCTGCGGTCGTCGACCTCGCTGATCCAGACAATCGGCCGTGCCGCCCGGAATGTGTCCGGTGAGGTGCACATGTACGCCGACCGGATCACCGACTCGATGGCCAGGGCCATCGACGAGACCGACCGCAGGCGCGAGAAGCAGGTGGAATACAACACCCTGCACGGTATCGACCCCACGCCGCTCCGCAAGCGCATCGCCGACATAACGGATGTCCTCGCCCGCGAAGAGGCCGACACCGCGGAGCTCCTGGCCGGTCGCGACGCCCGGCGTCGTAGCCCCACTCCCTCGATGCGCAAGGGGCTGGCCGCGAACGGGGCCAACGACCTCGAGTCGATTATCGCCGACCTCAACGCTCAGATGCTCGAGGCGGCCGGCGAACTCAAATTCGAGTTGGCCGGACGACTTCGCGACGAGGTGTCCGAACTCAAGCGCGAACTCCGCCAGATGGAGAAGGCCGGGCACCTGGCCTGA